The region CTAGAATAGGGATAGGTTTCAATCTCGTCAATTTTCTTTACTATTTCAGAACTATACGGATTTAAAATAATGTATCTATAGGTGTGAATCAATTGCTCCTCACCAGCAATGTGTACGGCTTTAAATACCCCCTCAAAAACATACCCTTTTCTCTCATTTTTAATGTTTAGGTGTCTAGTATAACTATTTTGAAAATTTGCCACAAATTTTGAAATCCCAAAATCCATCTTCTGTCTAACCAATAAATGTATATGATTAGGCATCAAACAAAACGC is a window of Patescibacteria group bacterium DNA encoding:
- a CDS encoding transposase; the encoded protein is AFCLMPNHIHLLVRQKMDFGISKFVANFQNSYTRHLNIKNERKGYVFEGVFKAVHIAGEEQLIHTYRYIILNPYSSEIVKKIDEIETYPYSSLVEYAKPSQYSVSDTAYMLNRFGSYENLKAFVQDNAEHQKALKKIKSLTLD